Part of the Halodesulfovibrio aestuarii DSM 17919 = ATCC 29578 genome, TACCTTTAAAAGCTGCTGGTAAGTCAACTCCCACTTCCACTTGAGCAACGGTATGCTGTGCACCACTTGCACGATCTTGGACAGAAAGTGGAACCCGTAAATTTTTTACACCCACACTATCGATAGGAATTGCCACGTCAGATGAGCCCATCTGAATATCTTGTAACTGCTTAGGCAATGTCTTGTCCTGTTGTAGTTAAGTTTAATTTACCATGCTTAACCCCCTTGGTGGAGGTAAGCTGTTGAGCTAACGCACGGATTCCGGAACCACTTCCTTTAAGAACAAGAACTTCAAGACAGTTGTCGTGATCTAAATGTACGTGCATGGAAGTAATAATCATATCATGCGAATCATGCTGAATTTCTGTAAGGCGCTGCGCTAAATCACTCTTATGGTGATCATACACAAGCGTCAGTGTCCCTGCTAATTCTTTATCGTCCTGTTCCCATTCCTGCTGCACAAGGGTATTACGAATTAAATCGCGGATAGCCTCAGAGCGCGTCTGGTAACAGCGATCTTCACATAAATCATCAAACTTTTCTAACAGTTCAGAATCAAGGGATACGCCGAAGCGAATTGTACGTCCCATATATCCTCCAGACTTCCCGAAATTTTAGCGGGACAGTTCCCAAAGATTAACAGTAACTTTCGATGGCTGCTCATAGATCGCCGTTGTCTTTTCAGTACGCAACTTGTGGGACATCCATCCCCTTTTATCAAGCTGCGCTTTAAATTCGTTGTACACGTTTCTATTGGGTTCTGCCACCCATGCCCGGCCCCCCGGTACGAGGCAATGATCCAAAAATGTAAGCACAGGCTCTACAAAACGAGTTTCGTACATAATGTCGCCGCCCCACATCAGATCTACAGACTGCGCACGGACAGCCGGGAAGCGCCAGTCCATAAGAGTCCAAACCGGTTGCGGAACATTATTTAACGCTGCATTCTTTCTGGCAAAACGCAGTGCCTCAAATTCATAATCCATTGCTATGACATCGGCACCCAGCCAGGAAGCGATAATAGCTGTCAGTCCAAGTCCACAGCCAATATCAAGACAACATTTACCAGTAATAGCTTCTTTATTAGCAAATAAATGTTCACCAAGCACCAGACTGGAAGGCCACAGTTCTGTCCAGTATGGCAAACGTTCGTCATCATCAAGATCGTCGTCCACCATGGCTTCCCATAATGTTTCGAGATCAGCAGCTCTATCCAGCGTCCAAGTCCGTCCGCAAAGCGGTACTTCCAGACGCGGTGCATATTCAGAAAGTTGATTCATTAATGAAACTACCATTGGGTTTTGCAAAAAAACGTTCAATAGCGCACCTTGATTCATCCGTCTACAAAAGACACATGCTCCCAAATGCGGATATACGCAATTCAAACCAATATAGTCACGCTTGTGACCTTTCCATATCCCCGTTACTATACATTTCTAACCGTTAATATTACGACTCCGTCTAAATGCCGGAAGGCACCATAAACTCACCGCCTAAATGTATACTCACAATATATAGTAAGGATATATATGCAACCGTCACCACTTACAGGACTACACAGACAAGTTTGGATTGCGTTACTTGCAGCACTTATCGCTGTAGGAGCACTTATTCAAATTCCAATCGGCCCGGTACCGATAACCCTGCAAATATTTTTCATAGTACTGGCAGGCTATATTCTTGGTCCGGTCGGCGGTGCAGTTGCTATGCTGCTCTATATCCTTGCGGGAATCATCGGGCTTCCAATTTTTGCTGGCGGAAAAGCTGGTTTTGCAGTCCTGTTCGGCCCGACTGGTGGGTACCTTCTGGGCTTTGTGGGCACAGCCTACATTGCAGGCATAGGAAAGCATAGCAAAAACAACGTCATGCCCCTTGTCTGGGGACTTCTCGGGCTAGCCTTCGTGTATGGCATTGGTTTTTTACGATTAAAATTTGTTCTGGATATTTCTTTCGCTAAAGCCGCTGCAATTGGCATTATCCCGTTCATCTGGAGCGACCTGATTAAAATAGCCGCAGCAGCAACCGCGTTCCGGTTCTTACGCTTACAGGGACTACTACCAGAATGATCACCGCAGAAAATCTTACCTTTACGTATCGTGGAACGACTGCCCCTGCTCTCAACAATCTATCCTTTTCTATTCCTAAAGGAGAACTTGTCTGCCTGTGCGGTACAAACGGAAGCGGAAAATCAACATTGTTCTCTTTGTTGGCAGGTCTGCAAACGCCATCCGCAGGGACTCTCCACGTAGGCTCCATAACTGCCAAAGGAAATGAACAGCAACTGCGGGCGCAAAGTGCACTTGTTTTACAAGATGCTGATTTACAAATTATCGGTGCAACTGTGGCAGAAGATATGATGCTCGCATTCCCTACAAATGATGCTGACGCAGAAGTACTCTGCCGCGCCATGGCAGAACGTTTTTCACTGCTTGACCATTGGGAGTCTCCTGTACACGTGCTCTCCTACGGACAAAAAAGAAAACTTTGTCTCGCTGTATCGTTGCTTTCAACACCATCCATTCTGCTTTTAGACGAACCATTCTCCGGTCTCGACTATCCCGCCATGGTTGAAATGCGTTCCATTATGAAAGCCAATAAAGAGCAAGGACTCACGCAGATAGTTTCCGTGCACGATCTTGAGCCTGTTATTGATCTGGCAGATTCCATGATTGTCCTGCATCAAGGTGAACTCAAAGGGGCTGGTGCCCCCGACGGCCTTTTAGGGTCGCTGCTGGAATATGGCATCCGACCACCGTATTCGTGGCTATGCGAAAATACTATATCTCCTTGGGGGTAATGGTTGGTATTTACCCCCGCCTCTGCACTCCCCTCCTGAAAAAATGATTAGAGCTACCGCACAAAATATGCGGTAGCTCTAATTGTTACTTTGGCAATGTGCTTATCAGTGGACTACTTTTGCCTCATATGAGGAAAAAAGCTCTGCACACCGACAAAAAACAGTCGCTAAAATGACTCTTCGAAAATTGCAACAACGTCTTCTTCAGAAGTTTCCACAGGAGTAGAGGCGAAGAGCACTCCCATAGTTGTCTTGGCATTCTTTGCCATCTTCGCACAGTCTTCCTTCTTCACTCCGTATCGAGCCAAAGACAGTTCACCCATGCCGATATTGTGGATGAGCTTATCAAGTGCATCAACAAAAGCGTAAGGTCGTTTATCTTCCGGCAATGCATCTACATCAACATCCATAAAGTATGCGAGGTCAATCATGCGCTCCGGCATATGCGGGGTGAGATATTTGAAGTACGCTCTGGAGAGCAGAATTAAACCAGCACCGTGTGGTATTGCCGGATAGTACGCAGAGAGCGCATGTTCCATTGAATGCAGCGACATACAAGATGACAGAGACTGACACACACCTGCCGCAGTGGAAGCCCATGAAACCATGGTTCGAGCTTCAATATTCTGCCCTTCCTTCACAATTTCAGGGAGGAAGGTATTGATAAGATGTACAGCCTGTTGAGCAAGCAAATCACTGGTTGGTTGACGCCGTGCTGAAAGGTACGTTTCTACTGAATGAAAAAATGCATCCATTCCGGTAAAGGCTGTCACCTTAGGCGGAACAGTAAGGGTAAACCAAGGGTCGATAATAGACAGAGTCGGATATGTGGAATCATTACCCCAACCAATTTTCTCATTAGTTTCGGTATTGGTAATAACAGTCCAAGGGTCTGCTTCTGTACCGGTACCTGCTGTAGTCGGGATGGCCACGATTGGTAACGCAGGATTCGCAGGAATTTTCTTACCGCCGGTTCCTTCCTGCATATAATCCCAGTAGTTGCCTTCGTTTGTTGCCATCAGCGCAATAGATTTTGCAGAATCAATGGAGCTGCCACCGCCGAGACCGATTACGAAATCACATCCATGCTGTCGAGCCAATGCGGCGCCTTCAGTAACATGATCAAGAATCGGATTTTCTTGAATTTTGTTGTAGACCACGCTCTCAACTTCATTATGAGCAAGCATGTTTTGTACAAAGGTCAGGTAGCTGTGACGAATCATCGAACCACCGGAGCTGATTACAATGAAGGCTTTTTTACCCGGAACATTTGCCGGATTGGTCAGCTCTTTCAATTTACCGCTACCGAAAATCAATTTCGTCGGCATGTGGAACATAAAATCAATCATATTCTAACTCCTCGCAACTTGAGCATATTTTCAAACATTTCATACCATCGCTTCCCGCCGCATCAAACGACCGGCAAAGTCAGAAAGTTCCAACGGCAAGAGAAGCCCATTGCACCCAATTTTATCTGTAGCAGACTCATCAAAAGGTGGAACGTCTTCTAACTACTACTCTTACAGGTATTTTTTAAAATAAGGAACAATAGCGGATTATTACTAATCAAAGTCCAAGGAGACAGTATCCCCTTGCAGATGCAAGGTAGAGTCTGCCCGTCGGAGACAACAAGTAACTAACAAATAAAAAAGCGATGGAAACATTTCCCATCGCTTAGTCATATTATTTAGCTTCGAGGAAAGCAGAAAATGCTTTCATGGTCGCATATAAATCTGCCTTACTTGCTAACTCAAACGGGCTGTGCATTGCTAGTAGCCCCGGCCCGAAATCGACAATATTCATGCCGTACATGGCAAGGTACATAGCAACGGTACCACCGCCGCCATGGTCAACTTTACCAAGCTCTGCCATCTGCCAAGGAACACCGGCGGAGTTCATCACGCCGCGCAGCCAACCAAGGTATTCCGGATGGGCATCATTTGCTTCGTATTTACCGCGATGTCCGGTGAACTTGCAGAAACACGGCCCATAACCCAGAGTTGCGGAGTTGAGCTTTTCATGCACCTCCTGATAGTCTGGATCCATCGCACCGTGCACATCAGAAGAAAGAGCTCGGGTGGCAAGCATTACCTGACGGAAACGAACGTTCGGATCCCATGCTTCAATAAGGTCTTCAATGCAATATTCAAAGAAACGGGATTTAGCTCCAGTCGAACCTTCTGAGCCGATCTCTTCTTTATCCCACAGAACAATAACCTGTGCGTAGTCAGAAGCCTCGGTTTCAATAAGAGCTTCAAGCGCAGTGAAGCAGCAAATTCTGTCGTCCTGACCATAGCCACCGATAATAGATTCATCCAGCCCGACCATACGTGCAGAACCAGCCGGAACAGCCTGTAACTCGGAAGAATACAGGTCTTCTTCATTAATACCATATTTGTCGTGCAGAATATTAAGTACGCGTTGTTTAATTTTTTCTTTCGGTGCATCCTTGCTTTCTTCGTCCTCAACTTCAACAGGACGATGTGCGAGGATAATATTCAATTTTTCTGCATCAAACGCGTCAGAAAGAACCTTTTTAGACTGATCCTGCGCAAGATGCGGAAGAAGGTCTGCAATGGTGAACACTGGATCAGAAGCATCTTCACCAATATTTACGATAACTCTTTCGCCATTTTCTTTGACAACCACACCGTGCAGTGCGAGAGGACGGGAAAGCCACTGATACTTACGGATACCACCGTAGTAGTGGGTTTTTGCCTGAGCCACGCCGCAAGTTTCATACAGAGGATGCTGTTTGAAATCGATACGCGGGGTATCTGCATGTGCACCTACAAGATGTACACCTTCAGCTAAGGACTTAGTCCCCTTGCGGGCAACAAAAAGAGTCTTGTCATGAAGGATTGTGTAGTATTTTCCAGAAGAAATATCGGTTGAAAAACCTGCTTCTTCAAGGCGCTTCACTGCATAGGCAATAGTCTCACGCTCGGTCTTGCAGGTAGAAAGAAATTCAACATAGCGTGCAGCAAGGGAATCCATTGCTGCAAGATCGCTTTCACTGTTATAAACTTCCCAGCAACTTTTTGGTTCGCAGGATAAGGAGTCAGAACTCATAAATATCTCCAATGCACCAATGGTGCTTCATGTATTAAGAAACAGCCTGTAAAGCTTGCTGCAACGCATCGATGACGAGAGAAAATTCTTTATCAGTCAACGTACGCGGGTCTAAACAAAATGCCTGCTGTTCAATTCTGCCGACAAGCGGCGGATTTGTGTCGAGCAATGCTTTTTTAAGCACTGTTTCTGAAACAGCAGACGGCGTAATCGCAACAAGAGCTGTCGGTAAATCTCGTTCAGGGAAGGAGCCGCCGCCTACGCGGGAATTTCCATCCAGTACGGTTACAGAAACCTGTTCACCGCAGGCTTTTTTGATACGGTTTGCAAGGCGACGTGCTCGCTGTTTCAGCGTAGTCTGCTCTGCAAACATCATCGAAAGAGTCGGGATTTGTATACGGGCAAGCTCCGGCTCACGGTACAAACGCAATGTGGCTTCCAATGCTGCAAGCGTCATTTTATCAATACGCAATGCACGGTTCATCGGGTTACGTTTAATCATGTCGATATATTTCTTTTTACCGACAATAATACCCGCCTGAGGCCCGCCAAGCACTTTATCACCGGAGAAAGTAACCACATCGGCACCTGCTCCTACAACCTGCTGCACTGTAGGCTCTTCACCAATGCGCAAAGAAGAAAAGTCTGTAAAGCTACCGCTGCCTAAATCTTCAATCACTGGAAGATCATGTATTTTGCCAAGGGCAACCATCTCTTCCAGCGTCACTTCTTTATGAAAGCCTACAATACGGTAATTTGAGGTATGCACACGTAGCAACGCGCCAGTCTCTTCAGTAATTGCCTGTTCGTAGTCCTTCACATGCGTACGGTTAGTCGCACCTACTTCACGCAGGGTTGCACCGCTCTTTTCCATAACCTCCGGAATACGGAAACTACCGCCGATCTCCACAAGCTGCCCACGGGAAACAGGCACTTCTTTACCCTTACATAAGGTATCAAGAACAATAAGTACCGCCGCAGCATTATTGTTTACAACCAGACCGGCTTCCGCACCGCACACCTTGCAAAGCAATTCTTCCACATGGCTATAGCGGCTTCCACGTTCTCCGGTAGTAAGATCAAATTCTAAATTCGAGTAGTGTGCGCAGGCCTCAGTAACAGCTTCCACAGCAGACTCTGCAAGCAAAGAGCGTCCAAGGTTTGTATGCACAACAACGCCAGTGCCGTTAAGTACTCTTCTAAAATGAGGACGAGACTGCGCACGGATATACGCTTGCATTCGCGGCTGGATTGTATCCAGAGCAAGCTGTTCCGGCTCAGTGATAACACCTGCGCGAATCTCTTCACGGCACACATCGAGAAAGCCGTTCACATGCTCACGCACAATCGATCGAGGAATACTAGAAAATTCACCGGAAGTGGTGAGGGCATCGAGGACTTTATCAACAGATGGTAAGGCGCGGAAAAAAATTGACACGCAAGGCTCCTTAGCGCTGTAAAAATTCTGGGTGCAGAGCAAAAAATTCGGCAAGCAAATATAATGAACCGCACAATAAGACAGGGTTATCTCCTGCGATTTCTTTACTGCGAGTCAACGCATCCTGCAATGACTCACACACAACAGCCCTCTCACTAAAATGCGTGGCAAGACGCGCAGCCGGCTCTGCTCTCTCCAAATCAGTAAACTGAGGAAGCAGAATAGTACCTTTCGTGAGAGCCTCCACCATAGGAACAAGTGTCTGGATATCTTTGTTTCCCATGCAGCCAAAAATAACTACAGCCGGTTTAATTCCGGTCTCCTGCAACGCGGCTGTAAGCACGCTGAATGCCGGTTCGTTATGCGCACCATCAAGGTATAATTCAGGAAGAGATTCCGTTGCGGGAACATGCTGGAAGCGCCCAGCTATCCATGCATCGGCAACACCAATTTCTTTTACATCATCCCAGTCCATAATATCGGCAGGTTCCCATCCATAGATGCCAACAAGCTGCCTAAACGCCGCAAGGGCGAGTAACGCATTATCTTTCTGGTGTGCACCGACCAATCCAAAACGATCTGTCTGCGGCAACGTCACAGTGCCTTCAGCAGTCAAAAAAGTTGCTCCAACCTTCTGGGCTTCTTCCTTCAGTACTGCCATGGCTTCTTTAGGCTGCACATGAGTAATGACAGGCAAATTCTTACGCATTGCCCCTGCCTTATCACGGGTAATATCTTCTAACGTTTTACCCAGCACATCGACATGGTCCAGCCCGATTGGCGTATAGACCACAAGATCACGCTCTATAGCTGTGGTAGCGTCATGTTTTCCACCAAGCCCTGCTTCAAAAATGGCAAGGTCGACTTCGTAGTCAGAAAACAGAAATACAGCCATTACGGTAAGCAACTCAAAATATGTGAGATCTTTACCACCACACTCCATAACATCGTTCGCAACATCGCACCACTCTTCTTCATCCAGCATTTCGCCGTTGATAAGAATTCGCTCACGCGGGGTAACAAAGTGTGGAGATGTATACAGTCCAACAGTCAATCCTGTTGCCTGCCCAAATGCGGAAAGAAACGAACTGGTGCTGCCTTTCCCGTTTGTGCCAACAACTTGAACCACCGGATAATCAGGGCGTTTTAATTCCGCTTCTTCTAACACTGCATCAATTCTGCTGTGTGCCAGATCCATATGGAACAAGCCAAGCTTCATTAAATGCGCTTCAAAATCTTCATACGTTGCAAAAAAATTTCGTTCTGTTTCACTCATGCAGTCGCCCTAGAATATGATTGCTTACAGGTCAAATGCTTTTACAGCATTCATTCATGTTAACTAGCTACTACCTGTTGGTAGCACTGTTTTGTATTGCGGGTATTTTGCAGCAACTTGCGATACTCTGCAAAGCAATTTTTCACTGCAATTATCATCCCCTAGCGATCATTTTCCGTCTAGGATTCCATCCTGACCTAACATAACAGTACCCTTCATATTTTCTTCAAAAATGCAATTAATTACATAAGGGGACTTGACCTGTCATCTTTGTTCAGATAAACACACCCCTCAATGAGCGCCAGTAGCTCAGTTGGATAGAGCAACGGCCTTCTAAGCCCTGCATCCCCTTCATATTTAAGGATAATCCCCACTTCAGTTTAAACACTGGAGAGTGGTGTGATTAATCTTCTTCTTACTTGTCCCGACATTAATTCAAACAGTTCCAATGAGCTTATACAGTTCAATATTGTATCACGTACTGTTGCACAAATTATGAGCAACGGAATGGGAGTCTTTTCTCCTGCACTCCATAAATACAGTATTGAAAAAAACTCAAAAAGTTCTCTTGAATCAAGCTTCTGGAAACAATTTCATTCTTCTTTCCTTTCATGGGCAGATGCACTTCTGGTTCTTGACCTGCCAGAAGTAGACAATTGTTTTGAAGTGCAAGAAGTCATAACTATTTTTAGAAACGCTGAAAAGCCAGTACGTTTCATTACGCCCGATTTATCAAACGCCCAGTTGGGTGTGCTGCTTAGTGATCTCACAATTAAGCAACACACCCAACTGGGCGTTTCTTGTCAGGCCCTTCAAGACTTACCAACAATTAATTAATCACTGTGAGGTGATATCATGCAAGAGCACATCATTACAGAACCTATCAACATCAATGTTTGCGTCTTTCTACCAGACTGGATTCTGGTACGTCGAGACATCTCTATCGGCGCAAAACTCGCATTTGCAACTCTAGGAACGCTCGTAAAAGCAAAAGACTACATCGCGATGCTGGATGCAAAAGAAATAGGTAAACGCATGGGAACTCATGAAGGTGCGGCAAAAAAATTTCTACGCGAATTAAAGCGCGCTGACCTGATCGGGCCAGAGAACATGCCGCAGCCTTACTTGCAAAAAGCTGCTGAAGAAAGCGACGCAATCTGCAATGCCCAATTCATGCAGCAAGCAATCTGGGCAAGTGATCCGAGCGTAAACGTACCTGCGTTTAACTAGTCGGTTTACAGTGGCTTTGAAGAGAATTTTCGAAAGGAACGTACAAGAAAACATACGCTTGAAAAAAGAAAAAGGGTGAACCGGCAAGTTCACCCTTAGCAGTCGGGTTTGTCCCCAAAAACATACAAAAAGGACAATAGCCCAAGGGAAAAACCGTGTCAAGCGGTCTGCACTACCCTTTTGCCTTTTTTCTAGCGCCATCAAGGTGCTGAAATGAAAGAATTTTTTATTCAGAAGTGCGAAAACGCATTCTCTCCTGTTCCCAACTGGGTACAACGTCTTGCTTCACTTACAATGGGCGCAAAGCTCACATATGGTCGCCTATTGCAATGCGCTAACGATGAAGGTGTAGCCTGGCCTAGCCAGCGCTACCTTTCTAAAGAACTTGGCTGCTCCTTGCGAAGTATTGTCACCTACATCGGTGAGTTGAAAAAACACGACCTCATTGCCGTATCAAAAACTTATATCGGGGACTATCCACGAACAGTTTACCGTTTCGTTGTTCCCGACGATCAACGTTCTATTCCTGAACCAAAAGAATTTACTCCATCCATCTTAGATGACGATGCAGACATATTTTTTTGCACAGATGCAGGAACCTATCTCTACGCCACTCCATCAACACAAATTTCATCAGCACCCGCCTCTGAACAAGGTTTGCACGAAAACAGTGCAGTAGAGTGCAAACCTTGCGCAGGGGTAAGCAACTCCTGCGTAGAGGGTACGCAACGTTTGCGTAGGGGGTACGCAACACCTGCGCTTTCTTATAATGATGATAAGAACAAGATATTAGAACAAAGAAAAAACAATACCCCCCATATCCCCCCACGTTCAAAAGAGCACAGCTTTCCCAACAAAGCACAGCAACCTACATTCGGGGAAAAAGCATCTTCTTTTTCTCCTACTTTTCCTTATTCCCCAAGGAACGATTCTACTCCTACCTCTCTCAAGGACGGACGGGGCAAGATCACTTCTTGCCCTGCGTCCCCCCTTCCAGAAAAGCTCACTTCCGACTTTGAAGCTATTTGGGACATTTTTCCTCTCAAGCAAGGAAAAATTCCAGCACAGACTCGTTGGAATCAACTCGTAAGACAAAAAAAGCTTCCAGAACTCTCGGTAATTCTCAACTCAATCAAAGAGCATATCGCTACCGACAATCGGTGGCAGCGAGGAATAATACCAAATTTAGAACGCTGGTTGCGCGAACATAGATGGACTGACCAACCTTTTGCTGATCCAGCTGCACGAGAAAAAGAACTCACCGAAGCTCGCAAGCAAGAACTTGAGCTTCAGGCAGCTAAAGAACTTATGAGTCTCAGAGAGGCGATAAAAGGTTATCCGACACCAATCACTGATCCTGTCACGGTAGAATTAATTGACTCGCACGGTGGTCTCTCTACACTTTCTCGAATGCCGGAACGAAACCTGCCGTACATTCTAAACTCGTTTGTTAAAAATTACACACAATTATCTCTCAAAAAAGGACTGGAGGAAGTTCATGTCTAAAAAGCGGCTAGGTTTTGCAAGGATTGAATTCATCGCTTGTAAACAAGAAATCGAAAATCTCCTTACCGCCGGATACACGATTATCGGAGTTCATGAGGAGTTAACAAAACAAAACAAAATCACCATGGGTTACGCTCGTTTTACTCAACTTCTTCGAAATGGTGTCAAAAGATCAAAATCAACTCCGCCCAAAGAAAAAGAAATCTCAACAGAAAAAATCGTCACAAAGCAGCACCCGCAAGAAGTTCAAAAACAACAGGCAAAAGTTTTGGGCGTTGCAGAAACTAACAGTTTCAAAAAAAGCAGTTCAGAAAAGAAAGACCTAATCTAACAAAACAAGGAAATACGAATGGCTACTGTAAACATGGTACTTCAGGGAAAAGGCGGCGTTGGCAAAAGTTTAGTTGCGAGTCTTCTCGCGCAGTATTTTATCGAACATGACTACCCTCTTGCTTGCATTGATACCGACCCAGTGAACACAACCTTCGCTGGTTATGAAGCACTCAAGGCAGACGTTATCGAAATCATGGAAGGCGACAACATCAATCAGCGCTGTTTTGACAAGCTCATGGACCGCATTGAGCTGCTGCCAGAAGATGATTGCGCACAAATGGTCGTAGATAACGGCGCAGCGACCTTTGTCCCTCTTGGCTCATACATGGCCGAAAACGATGTCACTGACTACATCCGTGATAAAACTCCGCATAGATTG contains:
- the nikR gene encoding nickel-responsive transcriptional regulator NikR — encoded protein: MGRTIRFGVSLDSELLEKFDDLCEDRCYQTRSEAIRDLIRNTLVQQEWEQDDKELAGTLTLVYDHHKSDLAQRLTEIQHDSHDMIITSMHVHLDHDNCLEVLVLKGSGSGIRALAQQLTSTKGVKHGKLNLTTTGQDIA
- a CDS encoding class I SAM-dependent methyltransferase, which encodes MNQLSEYAPRLEVPLCGRTWTLDRAADLETLWEAMVDDDLDDDERLPYWTELWPSSLVLGEHLFANKEAITGKCCLDIGCGLGLTAIIASWLGADVIAMDYEFEALRFARKNAALNNVPQPVWTLMDWRFPAVRAQSVDLMWGGDIMYETRFVEPVLTFLDHCLVPGGRAWVAEPNRNVYNEFKAQLDKRGWMSHKLRTEKTTAIYEQPSKVTVNLWELSR
- a CDS encoding biotin transporter BioY — protein: MQPSPLTGLHRQVWIALLAALIAVGALIQIPIGPVPITLQIFFIVLAGYILGPVGGAVAMLLYILAGIIGLPIFAGGKAGFAVLFGPTGGYLLGFVGTAYIAGIGKHSKNNVMPLVWGLLGLAFVYGIGFLRLKFVLDISFAKAAAIGIIPFIWSDLIKIAAAATAFRFLRLQGLLPE
- a CDS encoding energy-coupling factor ABC transporter ATP-binding protein, translating into MITAENLTFTYRGTTAPALNNLSFSIPKGELVCLCGTNGSGKSTLFSLLAGLQTPSAGTLHVGSITAKGNEQQLRAQSALVLQDADLQIIGATVAEDMMLAFPTNDADAEVLCRAMAERFSLLDHWESPVHVLSYGQKRKLCLAVSLLSTPSILLLDEPFSGLDYPAMVEMRSIMKANKEQGLTQIVSVHDLEPVIDLADSMIVLHQGELKGAGAPDGLLGSLLEYGIRPPYSWLCENTISPWG
- a CDS encoding iron-containing alcohol dehydrogenase — protein: MIDFMFHMPTKLIFGSGKLKELTNPANVPGKKAFIVISSGGSMIRHSYLTFVQNMLAHNEVESVVYNKIQENPILDHVTEGAALARQHGCDFVIGLGGGSSIDSAKSIALMATNEGNYWDYMQEGTGGKKIPANPALPIVAIPTTAGTGTEADPWTVITNTETNEKIGWGNDSTYPTLSIIDPWFTLTVPPKVTAFTGMDAFFHSVETYLSARRQPTSDLLAQQAVHLINTFLPEIVKEGQNIEARTMVSWASTAAGVCQSLSSCMSLHSMEHALSAYYPAIPHGAGLILLSRAYFKYLTPHMPERMIDLAYFMDVDVDALPEDKRPYAFVDALDKLIHNIGMGELSLARYGVKKEDCAKMAKNAKTTMGVLFASTPVETSEEDVVAIFEESF
- a CDS encoding aminopeptidase, which encodes MSSDSLSCEPKSCWEVYNSESDLAAMDSLAARYVEFLSTCKTERETIAYAVKRLEEAGFSTDISSGKYYTILHDKTLFVARKGTKSLAEGVHLVGAHADTPRIDFKQHPLYETCGVAQAKTHYYGGIRKYQWLSRPLALHGVVVKENGERVIVNIGEDASDPVFTIADLLPHLAQDQSKKVLSDAFDAEKLNIILAHRPVEVEDEESKDAPKEKIKQRVLNILHDKYGINEEDLYSSELQAVPAGSARMVGLDESIIGGYGQDDRICCFTALEALIETEASDYAQVIVLWDKEEIGSEGSTGAKSRFFEYCIEDLIEAWDPNVRFRQVMLATRALSSDVHGAMDPDYQEVHEKLNSATLGYGPCFCKFTGHRGKYEANDAHPEYLGWLRGVMNSAGVPWQMAELGKVDHGGGGTVAMYLAMYGMNIVDFGPGLLAMHSPFELASKADLYATMKAFSAFLEAK
- the selA gene encoding L-seryl-tRNA(Sec) selenium transferase, translating into MSIFFRALPSVDKVLDALTTSGEFSSIPRSIVREHVNGFLDVCREEIRAGVITEPEQLALDTIQPRMQAYIRAQSRPHFRRVLNGTGVVVHTNLGRSLLAESAVEAVTEACAHYSNLEFDLTTGERGSRYSHVEELLCKVCGAEAGLVVNNNAAAVLIVLDTLCKGKEVPVSRGQLVEIGGSFRIPEVMEKSGATLREVGATNRTHVKDYEQAITEETGALLRVHTSNYRIVGFHKEVTLEEMVALGKIHDLPVIEDLGSGSFTDFSSLRIGEEPTVQQVVGAGADVVTFSGDKVLGGPQAGIIVGKKKYIDMIKRNPMNRALRIDKMTLAALEATLRLYREPELARIQIPTLSMMFAEQTTLKQRARRLANRIKKACGEQVSVTVLDGNSRVGGGSFPERDLPTALVAITPSAVSETVLKKALLDTNPPLVGRIEQQAFCLDPRTLTDKEFSLVIDALQQALQAVS
- a CDS encoding bifunctional folylpolyglutamate synthase/dihydrofolate synthase, which gives rise to MSETERNFFATYEDFEAHLMKLGLFHMDLAHSRIDAVLEEAELKRPDYPVVQVVGTNGKGSTSSFLSAFGQATGLTVGLYTSPHFVTPRERILINGEMLDEEEWCDVANDVMECGGKDLTYFELLTVMAVFLFSDYEVDLAIFEAGLGGKHDATTAIERDLVVYTPIGLDHVDVLGKTLEDITRDKAGAMRKNLPVITHVQPKEAMAVLKEEAQKVGATFLTAEGTVTLPQTDRFGLVGAHQKDNALLALAAFRQLVGIYGWEPADIMDWDDVKEIGVADAWIAGRFQHVPATESLPELYLDGAHNEPAFSVLTAALQETGIKPAVVIFGCMGNKDIQTLVPMVEALTKGTILLPQFTDLERAEPAARLATHFSERAVVCESLQDALTRSKEIAGDNPVLLCGSLYLLAEFFALHPEFLQR
- a CDS encoding DUF1937 family protein; protein product: MINLLLTCPDINSNSSNELIQFNIVSRTVAQIMSNGMGVFSPALHKYSIEKNSKSSLESSFWKQFHSSFLSWADALLVLDLPEVDNCFEVQEVITIFRNAEKPVRFITPDLSNAQLGVLLSDLTIKQHTQLGVSCQALQDLPTIN
- a CDS encoding helix-turn-helix domain-containing protein yields the protein MKEFFIQKCENAFSPVPNWVQRLASLTMGAKLTYGRLLQCANDEGVAWPSQRYLSKELGCSLRSIVTYIGELKKHDLIAVSKTYIGDYPRTVYRFVVPDDQRSIPEPKEFTPSILDDDADIFFCTDAGTYLYATPSTQISSAPASEQGLHENSAVECKPCAGVSNSCVEGTQRLRRGYATPALSYNDDKNKILEQRKNNTPHIPPRSKEHSFPNKAQQPTFGEKASSFSPTFPYSPRNDSTPTSLKDGRGKITSCPASPLPEKLTSDFEAIWDIFPLKQGKIPAQTRWNQLVRQKKLPELSVILNSIKEHIATDNRWQRGIIPNLERWLREHRWTDQPFADPAAREKELTEARKQELELQAAKELMSLREAIKGYPTPITDPVTVELIDSHGGLSTLSRMPERNLPYILNSFVKNYTQLSLKKGLEEVHV
- a CDS encoding TraK family protein gives rise to the protein MSKKRLGFARIEFIACKQEIENLLTAGYTIIGVHEELTKQNKITMGYARFTQLLRNGVKRSKSTPPKEKEISTEKIVTKQHPQEVQKQQAKVLGVAETNSFKKSSSEKKDLI